A window from Burkholderiales bacterium encodes these proteins:
- a CDS encoding multidrug efflux RND transporter permease subunit, with translation MLNFFIDRPIFSSVISLIILLAGTVAALQLPIAQYPQIVPPQVQVQTSLPGANARVVLESIAAPIEQQVNGAKNMIYMSSKSANDGSYSLTVTFDVGTDQDIAAVEVQNRVAVAQSQLPADVIRQGVTVRKQSTDFLEVIALTSPDGRYDNVFLSNYALLNIQDALARITGVGGVRIFGARDYSMRIWLDPEKMARLGVTSQDVTRVVQEQNVVAPAGRIGVPPTPEGQQMQYSVNVRGRLSDPAQYANMVVRAAPNGQIVRMKDIARIELAATDYSVNVNEDGKAAAFIGVFLQSDANALEVAREVTETMDRLAQNFPSGVEYSIPYSTTPFVTASLKGVVVTLFEAMALVLVVVFLFLQSWRATLIPMLVVPVSLVGTFAAFIALGFSINTMTLFAMVLAIGIVVDDAIVVVEAAQHKLDTERMSAREATKAAMADVAAPVIAIALVLSAVFIPVAFLGGLTGQLYQQFALTLAVSVILSAIAALTLTPALCALLLRPNEEGKRRGPLGGFFNLFNRGFAKFTSGYSTSVAKLIRFSALVMLTFVVLLVVLYGLIVKRPGGLVPDEDLGYMLAVVQLPPAASLERTTNAIRSLVRIANDTEGVDGVAALAGFNFLVGLSTSYAGTAFVRLKPWEEREGPELSATGIRGTLTASLNREIKDASVLVLNPPPIRGLGSAGGFEFVLQDRAGGDVARFSQVLQEFMGEARKRPELGLVFSNYDDRVPQIEYEIDREKVKTYGVMLSDVFSTLQTFLGGTYINDFNLYGRTFRVQAQAEASARANPEDVGQFYVRSTAGDMVPLSTLISIKAINGPEYFERYNLYRAATINGAAAPGYSTSQATTAVEEVARNLPTGYGYEWTGATYQEKKAGGQSSYIFALSLLFVFLVLAALYESWAMPVAILLVIPFGVLGAFLGLTLRGLDNNVYAQIGLVMLIGLAAKNAILIIEFAKLARERGEPIVQAALQGARLRLRPILMTSFAFVLGTLPLAIASGAGAGARISLGTPVVFGMLMATLIGIFVIPVFYVLLQRISEKRWPFRRDESEREKSAHEGERTPSPVPPRPEYRGG, from the coding sequence ATGCTGAATTTCTTCATCGACCGGCCGATCTTTTCGTCGGTCATTTCGCTGATCATCCTGCTCGCCGGCACGGTCGCGGCCTTGCAGTTGCCGATCGCGCAATATCCGCAGATCGTGCCGCCGCAGGTGCAGGTGCAAACAAGCCTGCCGGGGGCCAACGCCAGAGTCGTGCTCGAATCGATCGCGGCGCCGATCGAGCAGCAGGTGAATGGCGCCAAGAACATGATCTACATGAGTTCGAAGAGCGCCAACGACGGTTCATACAGCCTGACCGTCACCTTCGATGTCGGCACCGATCAGGACATCGCCGCGGTCGAGGTGCAAAACCGCGTCGCCGTCGCGCAGAGCCAGTTGCCGGCGGACGTGATTCGCCAGGGCGTAACCGTGCGCAAGCAATCGACCGATTTCCTCGAAGTGATCGCGCTGACTTCTCCCGACGGCCGTTATGACAACGTCTTTCTGAGCAACTATGCGCTGCTGAATATCCAGGACGCGCTGGCGCGCATAACGGGCGTTGGCGGCGTGCGTATTTTTGGCGCGCGCGATTACAGCATGCGAATCTGGCTCGACCCGGAAAAAATGGCGCGCCTCGGCGTGACGTCGCAGGACGTGACGCGCGTTGTCCAGGAACAGAACGTGGTAGCACCCGCCGGCCGTATCGGCGTGCCGCCGACGCCGGAAGGGCAGCAGATGCAGTATTCGGTCAACGTGCGCGGCCGCCTATCCGATCCGGCGCAATACGCAAACATGGTCGTGCGCGCGGCGCCGAACGGGCAGATCGTGCGCATGAAAGATATCGCGCGCATTGAACTCGCGGCGACCGACTACTCGGTCAACGTCAATGAAGACGGCAAGGCCGCGGCGTTCATCGGCGTATTTCTGCAGTCCGACGCGAATGCGCTCGAAGTTGCGCGCGAGGTCACCGAAACCATGGACCGGCTCGCGCAGAATTTTCCGTCCGGCGTCGAATATTCTATTCCGTACAGCACAACGCCTTTCGTAACCGCGTCCCTGAAAGGCGTCGTGGTGACGTTGTTCGAAGCGATGGCGCTGGTGCTGGTCGTTGTGTTCCTGTTCCTGCAAAGCTGGCGTGCGACCCTGATTCCGATGCTGGTGGTGCCGGTGTCGCTGGTCGGGACATTCGCGGCGTTCATCGCGCTGGGCTTCTCGATCAATACCATGACACTGTTCGCGATGGTGCTGGCGATCGGTATCGTCGTCGACGATGCGATTGTGGTCGTCGAGGCCGCGCAGCATAAACTTGATACCGAACGCATGTCGGCGCGCGAGGCGACCAAGGCGGCGATGGCCGATGTCGCGGCGCCGGTGATTGCGATCGCGCTCGTGCTGTCCGCGGTTTTCATCCCGGTCGCCTTCCTCGGCGGCTTGACCGGTCAGTTGTATCAGCAGTTCGCCTTGACCCTCGCGGTCTCGGTGATCCTGTCGGCGATCGCCGCGCTGACCCTGACGCCGGCTTTATGCGCGCTGCTGCTGCGTCCGAACGAGGAGGGCAAACGGCGCGGGCCGCTCGGCGGTTTTTTCAATCTGTTCAACCGCGGCTTCGCGAAGTTCACTTCCGGCTATTCCACCTCGGTCGCGAAGCTGATTCGATTTTCGGCGCTGGTCATGCTGACTTTTGTCGTGCTGCTCGTCGTGCTGTACGGCCTGATCGTGAAGCGCCCAGGCGGCCTCGTGCCCGATGAGGATCTCGGCTACATGCTGGCGGTCGTGCAACTGCCGCCGGCGGCATCGCTTGAGCGCACGACCAATGCGATCCGTTCGCTGGTGCGCATCGCCAACGATACCGAAGGCGTAGATGGCGTCGCGGCGCTCGCCGGCTTCAACTTTCTGGTCGGCCTCAGCACCTCCTATGCAGGCACGGCGTTCGTCCGGTTGAAGCCGTGGGAAGAACGCGAAGGCCCCGAGCTTTCGGCGACCGGCATTCGGGGCACATTGACGGCGAGTCTCAACAGGGAAATCAAGGACGCCAGCGTGCTGGTGCTGAACCCGCCTCCGATTCGCGGTCTGGGCTCGGCCGGCGGTTTCGAATTCGTGCTGCAGGATCGCGCCGGCGGCGATGTCGCGCGCTTCTCGCAAGTGCTGCAGGAGTTCATGGGCGAAGCGCGCAAGCGCCCGGAACTTGGCCTGGTGTTTTCGAATTATGACGATCGCGTACCGCAGATTGAATACGAAATCGACCGCGAGAAGGTCAAGACTTACGGCGTCATGCTGAGCGATGTCTTCTCGACCTTGCAAACTTTCCTCGGCGGCACGTACATCAACGACTTCAATCTGTACGGCCGCACGTTCCGCGTACAGGCGCAGGCCGAAGCCTCGGCGCGCGCCAATCCCGAGGATGTCGGCCAATTCTATGTGCGCAGCACGGCCGGCGACATGGTGCCGCTGTCGACGCTGATTTCGATCAAGGCGATCAACGGCCCCGAATATTTCGAGCGCTACAACCTGTATCGCGCAGCGACCATCAACGGCGCGGCGGCGCCCGGCTATTCGACGAGTCAGGCAACGACGGCGGTGGAAGAAGTCGCGAGGAATCTGCCGACGGGATATGGCTACGAATGGACCGGCGCGACCTATCAGGAGAAAAAAGCCGGCGGCCAGTCGTCATATATTTTTGCGTTGTCGCTGCTGTTCGTTTTTCTGGTCCTGGCGGCTTTGTATGAAAGCTGGGCGATGCCGGTTGCGATTCTGCTGGTGATTCCGTTCGGCGTGCTCGGCGCGTTTCTCGGCCTCACCTTGCGCGGACTCGACAACAACGTCTACGCGCAAATCGGTCTGGTCATGCTGATTGGCCTCGCCGCGAAGAACGCGATTCTGATCATCGAATTCGCCAAACTCGCGCGTGAACGCGGCGAACCGATCGTGCAGGCAGCGCTGCAGGGCGCGCGTTTGCGGCTGCGTCCGATCCTGATGACGTCGTTCGCTTTTGTTCTCGGCACCTTGCCGCTTGCCATCGCCAGCGGCGCCGGCGCCGGCGCGCGCATATCGCTCGGCACGCCGGTCGTATTCGGCATGCTGATGGCGACCTTGATCGGAATTTTCGTGATCCCGGTTTTCTACGTGCTGCTGCAACGGATCAGCGAAAAGCGCTGGCCGTTCCGGCGCGATGAAAGTGAGCGGGAGAAGAGCGCGCATGAAGGCGAACGTACGCCGTCACCCGTGCCGCCGCGCCCGGAGTATCGTGGCGGATAG
- a CDS encoding GFA family protein, whose product KGYLLWFVPREKVRFEAPEGDLATYTFNKHVIKHHFCDKCGCAPFGFGADPSGAATAAINVRCLNGIELSTLSVKQVDGRNF is encoded by the coding sequence AAAGGTTATTTGCTGTGGTTCGTGCCGCGCGAAAAGGTGCGGTTCGAGGCGCCGGAAGGCGATCTTGCGACCTACACGTTCAACAAGCACGTGATCAAGCACCACTTCTGCGACAAGTGCGGCTGTGCGCCATTCGGCTTCGGCGCCGATCCGTCCGGCGCTGCCACGGCCGCGATCAACGTGCGCTGTCTGAATGGGATCGAGCTGTCGACGTTAAGCGTCAAGCAGGTCGATGGGCGCAATTTTTAG
- a CDS encoding efflux transporter outer membrane subunit: MKHSIALFFLTLLSACAIGPDYRRPDVDAPDAFRGDAEADAESLADLAWWQVYQDARLQNLLRIALEQNRDLQIAAARINEARAIVGINRYAQFPQISAGANVARSRTSAATGIPVFVGRDRTNYAASIDATYEADLWGRLSSLTEAARADLLATGFARETIRISLIADVATAYFDLLSLDQQYDITQRTVATRQKFTELTRARFERGVASGLDVSRAEANLAAAQATLPELKRQIVQTENLLSVLLAQNPDFVVRERIDLQSLPPPPAVPPGLPSSLLERRPDLVAAEYNMVAANARLKSAKAALFPTIALTGSFGGQSLAFSDLFTGPARAWSFGLGLLQPILDANRNRYQVEAASARDEQVVQQYRQTVEQAFREVADALAARRNFADFVAAQEAQVNALRTARQRAQRRYEVGFSSYFEVIDADQDLFTAELQLVQGYRNTLVSLVQLYRALGGGWDAVLQQDSARGGSAQQE; the protein is encoded by the coding sequence ATGAAACATTCCATCGCACTTTTTTTCCTCACGCTGCTCTCCGCTTGCGCCATCGGCCCTGACTACCGGCGGCCCGACGTCGATGCGCCGGACGCATTTCGTGGTGATGCAGAGGCCGATGCGGAATCGCTGGCCGATCTTGCATGGTGGCAGGTCTATCAGGACGCGCGGCTGCAGAACCTATTGCGCATAGCACTCGAACAGAATCGCGATTTGCAGATCGCGGCGGCGCGCATCAATGAGGCGCGCGCGATCGTAGGCATCAATCGCTACGCGCAGTTTCCGCAGATCTCGGCGGGCGCCAACGTCGCCCGCAGCCGGACATCGGCCGCGACCGGGATTCCGGTGTTCGTCGGTCGGGATAGAACCAATTATGCAGCCAGCATCGACGCCACTTACGAGGCGGATTTGTGGGGGCGGCTGTCGAGTTTGACCGAGGCTGCGCGCGCCGATCTGCTGGCAACCGGGTTTGCGCGCGAGACGATCAGGATCAGCCTGATCGCGGACGTGGCAACGGCCTATTTCGATCTGCTGTCACTGGATCAGCAATACGACATCACGCAACGCACCGTTGCGACGCGCCAAAAATTCACCGAGCTTACGCGCGCCCGTTTCGAGCGCGGCGTCGCTTCCGGCCTCGATGTCAGCCGCGCTGAAGCCAACCTCGCGGCGGCGCAGGCGACCCTGCCCGAACTCAAGCGGCAGATTGTGCAAACGGAAAATCTGCTGAGCGTGCTGCTCGCGCAGAATCCGGATTTCGTCGTTCGCGAACGCATCGATTTGCAGAGTTTGCCCCCGCCGCCCGCTGTGCCGCCCGGCCTGCCTTCGTCGCTGCTCGAGCGGCGGCCCGATCTGGTCGCGGCTGAATACAATATGGTCGCCGCCAACGCCCGCCTCAAGTCGGCCAAGGCAGCGCTGTTCCCGACCATTGCGCTGACCGGCAGCTTCGGCGGACAAAGCCTCGCATTCAGCGATTTATTTACCGGCCCGGCGCGCGCGTGGAGTTTCGGTCTCGGCTTGCTGCAGCCTATCCTCGATGCCAATCGCAACCGCTATCAGGTCGAGGCGGCATCGGCGCGTGATGAACAGGTGGTTCAGCAATATCGGCAGACTGTCGAACAGGCGTTTCGCGAAGTCGCCGATGCGCTGGCGGCGCGCCGCAACTTCGCCGATTTCGTGGCCGCGCAGGAAGCCCAGGTTAATGCCTTGCGCACGGCAAGGCAGCGCGCGCAGCGGCGCTACGAGGTCGGCTTCTCGTCGTACTTCGAAGTGATAGACGCCGATCAGGATTTGTTTACCGCCGAGTTGCAACTCGTGCAAGGCTATCGCAATACCCTGGTTTCGCTGGTGCAGCTTTATCGCGCGCTCGGCGGCGGATGGGACGCGGTGCTTCAGCAGGATTCCGCTCGCGGCGGCTCTGCGCAGCAGGAATAA